The Neisseria yangbaofengii genome contains a region encoding:
- the folK gene encoding 2-amino-4-hydroxy-6-hydroxymethyldihydropteridine diphosphokinase encodes MSNPKSAVIALGSNLQNPVRQIRAALAAIAAHPQIKLERTSSLYITAPVGYDDQPDFVNAVCAVSTDLSGVDLLAALNQIEADFGRERTFRNAPRTLDLDIIDYHRQSSDDPHLTLPHPRAHERSFVMKPLAEILPDFELGQHGKAADIAVRLGDDGIRLLS; translated from the coding sequence ATGTCAAACCCAAAATCCGCCGTTATTGCCTTGGGCAGCAATCTGCAGAATCCTGTCCGGCAGATTCGTGCCGCATTGGCGGCGATTGCAGCCCATCCGCAAATTAAGCTCGAACGCACTTCTTCACTCTACATCACCGCGCCTGTCGGTTACGATGATCAGCCGGATTTTGTGAATGCCGTGTGTGCAGTATCGACCGATTTGAGCGGTGTCGATTTACTGGCAGCGCTGAATCAAATCGAAGCGGATTTCGGTCGCGAACGCACATTCCGTAATGCGCCTCGAACCTTGGATTTGGACATCATCGATTATCATCGCCAGAGCAGTGATGATCCGCATTTAACCTTGCCGCATCCGCGAGCGCATGAGCGCAGTTTCGTGATGAAGCCATTGGCCGAAATTTTACCCGATTTTGAATTGGGCCAACACGGTAAAGCTGCCGATATCGCCGTACGATTGGGAGATGATGGCATTCGGTTATTGAGTTAA
- a CDS encoding (2Fe-2S)-binding protein gives MFVCICNAITDRDIKESVASGAATMSDLQDQLGVATCCGCCSDLAASFLNAGTSVQTTVIAGINIQA, from the coding sequence ATGTTTGTATGCATTTGTAACGCCATCACCGATCGCGACATCAAAGAATCTGTTGCCTCAGGTGCCGCGACCATGAGCGATTTGCAAGACCAATTGGGTGTAGCCACTTGCTGCGGTTGTTGCAGCGATTTGGCTGCTTCGTTCCTGAACGCCGGTACATCTGTCCAAACCACGGTGATTGCAGGCATCAACATTCAAGCCTAA
- a CDS encoding deoxynucleoside kinase, translating into MNYRYIAVEGAIGSGKSELSRRLAAYFNALHLTENADQNPFLTQFYANANSHGLATELFFLMRRAESVDVINAEEEKGSVIVADFLLEKDQIFVPVVLNDKEQTLFWELKRRAMPQYPVPDLVVYLQTAADTDRKRLQKRGDGVVNLFPAGYLNRIHEEYSRFFHLYQNAPLLIVNADELDVNGNGEHFDLLLRAMSDLQGSRNYLNLSEK; encoded by the coding sequence ATGAACTATCGTTATATTGCGGTTGAAGGAGCCATCGGTAGCGGTAAATCAGAATTGAGCCGCCGTTTGGCCGCCTATTTCAATGCGCTGCATCTGACTGAAAATGCCGACCAAAATCCCTTTTTGACGCAATTTTATGCCAATGCCAATAGTCACGGTTTGGCGACCGAACTGTTTTTCCTGATGCGCCGCGCCGAAAGCGTGGACGTGATTAATGCCGAAGAAGAAAAAGGCAGCGTGATTGTGGCCGACTTTCTGCTGGAAAAGGACCAGATTTTTGTGCCGGTGGTATTGAACGATAAAGAGCAGACCCTGTTTTGGGAATTAAAACGCCGCGCCATGCCGCAATATCCTGTGCCGGATTTGGTGGTTTACCTGCAAACCGCCGCCGATACCGACCGCAAACGCCTGCAAAAACGCGGCGATGGTGTGGTGAATCTGTTTCCGGCAGGGTATCTCAACCGCATTCATGAAGAATACAGCCGCTTTTTCCACCTTTATCAAAACGCTCCTTTGCTGATTGTGAATGCTGACGAACTGGACGTTAACGGCAATGGCGAGCATTTCGACTTGCTGCTGCGCGCCATGAGTGATTTGCAGGGTAGCCGCAATTATTTGAATTTGAGTGAAAAGTAG
- the xerD gene encoding site-specific tyrosine recombinase XerD, translated as MNNLIDNLLEHLWLNRRLSQNTLQSYRRDLEKVAARLSRKNLDWLNVAREELAEAVYDAAEKPSSQARALSACKRLYAWLEETGQHHDNPTTFLKAPKQAQKLPKLITESQIDRLLNAPDNGTPHGLRDKALLEVMYATGLRVTEAVKLQLDDIDLSKGWIRTIGKGNKQRIVPLGGEAVYWIERYLQEARPLLLKKKMCDELFVSQKRVGISRQLAWMIVKEYAEMAGITALSPHGLRHAFATHLVNHGADLRVVQSLLGHADISTTQIYTHVASQRLKSVVEQHHPRN; from the coding sequence ATGAACAACCTAATCGACAACCTTTTAGAACATCTCTGGCTCAACCGCCGCCTAAGCCAAAACACCCTGCAAAGCTACCGTCGGGATTTGGAAAAAGTGGCTGCACGCTTGAGCCGTAAAAATCTCGACTGGCTGAATGTCGCGCGTGAAGAGTTGGCCGAAGCGGTCTACGATGCAGCGGAAAAGCCAAGCTCGCAAGCACGGGCACTTTCGGCATGCAAAAGGTTGTATGCATGGTTGGAAGAAACCGGGCAGCATCATGACAATCCCACTACTTTTTTAAAAGCACCGAAGCAGGCGCAAAAGCTGCCTAAGCTGATTACTGAAAGCCAAATCGATCGGCTCTTGAATGCACCCGATAACGGCACGCCGCACGGTTTGCGTGATAAAGCTTTGCTGGAAGTGATGTACGCCACCGGTTTGCGTGTGACGGAAGCGGTGAAATTGCAATTGGACGATATTGATTTGAGCAAAGGTTGGATTCGCACCATTGGTAAGGGCAACAAGCAGCGCATCGTGCCTTTGGGCGGTGAGGCCGTATATTGGATTGAGCGCTATTTGCAGGAAGCACGCCCGTTGTTGCTCAAAAAGAAAATGTGTGATGAATTGTTTGTGAGTCAAAAGCGGGTCGGCATTTCCCGCCAACTGGCGTGGATGATTGTCAAAGAATATGCCGAAATGGCGGGCATTACCGCCTTAAGCCCGCATGGTTTGCGCCATGCCTTTGCCACACATTTGGTCAATCACGGCGCTGATTTGCGCGTGGTGCAAAGCTTATTGGGGCATGCCGACATCAGCACCACGCAAATTTACACCCACGTTGCCAGCCAACGCTTGAAAAGTGTGGTCGAGCAACATCACCCGAGAAACTGA
- a CDS encoding glutaredoxin family protein: MKLTLMFREYCSLCHKMREQLQPFQQEFGFELAVIDVDEDPVLEEKYNELVPVLLHGEHEICHWFLEEDKLKAYLQAQS, encoded by the coding sequence ATGAAATTGACTTTGATGTTCCGCGAGTATTGCAGCTTGTGCCACAAAATGCGCGAGCAATTACAGCCGTTTCAACAGGAATTCGGTTTTGAATTAGCCGTAATTGATGTGGATGAGGATCCGGTTTTAGAAGAAAAATACAATGAATTGGTGCCGGTGTTGCTGCATGGCGAGCATGAAATCTGCCATTGGTTTTTAGAAGAAGACAAATTAAAAGCGTATCTTCAAGCGCAATCTTGA
- a CDS encoding AEC family transporter, with protein MSAIFTITAPVFLMIAIGYGAMRQQIFSREQLDGLGKFVIKIGMPMMVFNAIATRPIADVFKPEYFYGYTLASGLLFFISWYATKKRGLDPKLAALNGLAVGMSNSGFVGYPLLLMAIGPAAGVYFAMNVLTENLLILPLMFIFLDLAKGGQTNYWALFTRIGKVLLLNPIIIAMPIGLIFAFGWLPLPPFMDKLSAMLATATSPLALFMIGGNLYGMSIRGNVKDMAWVTFGKLALCPLVVFACLRLMGADKDMLFAGVLFATAPMASLYALFGGIHGFAKETSGAMLMATVLSIIPISLVLMWHH; from the coding sequence ATGTCCGCCATTTTTACCATTACCGCACCGGTTTTTTTGATGATTGCCATCGGTTATGGCGCGATGCGGCAACAGATTTTCAGCCGTGAGCAGCTCGACGGCTTGGGTAAGTTCGTCATCAAAATCGGTATGCCGATGATGGTGTTTAATGCTATTGCTACGCGGCCGATTGCCGATGTGTTCAAACCTGAATATTTTTACGGCTATACGCTGGCTTCGGGTTTGCTGTTTTTTATCAGTTGGTACGCCACTAAAAAACGCGGCCTAGATCCGAAATTGGCCGCGTTGAACGGTTTGGCGGTAGGGATGTCGAATTCCGGTTTTGTCGGTTATCCGTTGCTACTGATGGCGATTGGTCCTGCGGCCGGTGTATATTTTGCCATGAACGTGCTGACGGAAAACTTGCTGATTCTGCCGCTCATGTTTATTTTTTTGGATTTGGCCAAGGGCGGACAAACCAATTATTGGGCGTTGTTTACCCGTATCGGCAAAGTCCTGCTGCTCAATCCGATTATCATTGCCATGCCGATTGGCTTGATTTTTGCTTTCGGTTGGCTGCCATTGCCGCCCTTCATGGACAAACTTTCCGCCATGCTGGCAACGGCCACGTCACCGTTGGCCTTATTTATGATTGGCGGTAACCTTTACGGCATGAGTATCCGTGGCAATGTGAAAGATATGGCATGGGTGACGTTCGGTAAATTGGCTTTGTGTCCGCTGGTAGTGTTTGCCTGTTTGCGGCTGATGGGGGCGGATAAAGATATGTTGTTTGCCGGCGTATTGTTTGCCACTGCACCGATGGCCAGCCTGTATGCGCTGTTTGGCGGCATTCACGGCTTTGCCAAGGAAACATCGGGGGCGATGTTGATGGCGACTGTGTTGTCGATTATTCCCATTTCGCTGGTGTTGATGTGGCATCATTAA
- a CDS encoding calcium-binding protein, with protein sequence MTYYYGGFSSANYNYCAPAKSYGTNGYGYCSPTISYKVSYNNYCAPSYSYKFSSLLSLFCAPVQPTYKVVCYTYTCDCEPIKPIAPKPEPKPEQKPEQIPEQQPEQIPEQKPEQIPEQKPEQIPEQQPEQIPEQQPEQIPEQQPEQIPEQQPEQIPEQQPEQIPEQKPEQIPEQQSEQCPEPTPEPQPEPEQEDECEDCVDDQNQENTFGGKDTNPGNVINVVKPEDGASHTEGTAGKDTIYGTDGEDVIYGKDGADVIYGGPGNDTIKGDDDGDSLYGEAGKDYLNGGAGNDYLNGGAGADTMLGGDGNDVYFVDNKGDQVIEFSNNASGHDTVRTVIDYTLPENVEDLYLQGNGDINGTGNELNNTINGNSGNNKLFGMDGDDCLVGKDGDDYLDGGLGNDVLIGGLGNDTYFFDKGYCYDIIEDNGGDDTLVFGEGFCSKDVILCQKGDDLSITFTNSTDSILVGDWFVGSDNQIETFKFSDGTSYQVGGYGTGALALEQIQEQTQAAIA encoded by the coding sequence ATGACTTATTATTACGGCGGTTTTTCTTCGGCCAACTACAATTACTGCGCCCCAGCTAAATCATACGGCACCAATGGCTACGGCTACTGCTCACCGACTATATCATACAAAGTGAGCTACAACAACTATTGCGCCCCTTCTTATTCTTATAAATTTTCTTCATTGCTTTCTTTGTTCTGCGCACCGGTTCAACCGACATACAAAGTAGTATGTTATACCTATACTTGTGATTGTGAGCCAATCAAACCAATCGCTCCTAAACCAGAGCCAAAACCTGAACAAAAACCGGAACAAATTCCGGAGCAGCAACCGGAACAAATTCCGGAACAAAAACCAGAACAAATTCCGGAACAAAAACCAGAACAGATTCCGGAGCAACAACCTGAACAGATTCCGGAGCAGCAACCTGAACAGATTCCGGAGCAACAACCTGAACAGATTCCGGAGCAGCAACCTGAACAGATTCCGGAGCAGCAACCTGAACAGATTCCGGAGCAAAAACCTGAACAGATTCCGGAACAGCAGTCTGAGCAATGCCCGGAACCTACTCCTGAGCCACAACCTGAGCCAGAGCAGGAAGATGAGTGTGAAGACTGTGTAGACGACCAAAACCAAGAGAACACTTTTGGTGGCAAAGATACCAATCCGGGTAATGTGATTAATGTTGTTAAACCTGAAGATGGTGCAAGCCATACTGAAGGCACTGCCGGTAAAGATACTATCTATGGTACCGATGGTGAAGATGTCATTTACGGTAAAGATGGTGCCGATGTCATTTACGGTGGCCCGGGTAACGATACCATCAAAGGTGATGATGATGGTGATAGCCTCTATGGCGAGGCCGGTAAAGATTACTTGAATGGCGGTGCGGGTAATGACTACCTGAATGGTGGTGCCGGTGCTGATACTATGCTTGGTGGTGATGGTAATGATGTTTACTTTGTAGACAACAAAGGAGACCAAGTTATTGAATTCTCGAACAATGCTTCAGGTCATGACACTGTTCGCACCGTCATCGATTACACCCTGCCTGAGAACGTTGAAGACCTATACCTGCAAGGTAACGGTGACATCAACGGCACCGGCAATGAGTTGAACAACACCATCAACGGCAATTCAGGCAACAACAAATTGTTCGGTATGGACGGTGATGATTGCTTGGTCGGCAAAGACGGTGACGACTACTTGGATGGCGGTTTAGGTAACGACGTATTGATCGGCGGCTTGGGTAACGACACTTACTTCTTCGATAAAGGTTACTGCTACGATATCATTGAAGACAATGGTGGCGACGATACCTTGGTATTCGGTGAAGGTTTCTGCTCAAAAGACGTAATCTTGTGCCAAAAGGGTGATGACTTGAGTATTACCTTTACCAACAGCACCGACAGCATCTTGGTAGGCGATTGGTTTGTCGGTTCTGACAACCAAATCGAAACCTTCAAGTTCTCTGACGGTACTTCTTACCAAGTCGGCGGTTACGGCACAGGCGCCTTGGCTTTGGAACAGATCCAAGAGCAAACCCAAGCAGCGATTGCTTAA
- a CDS encoding TPM domain-containing protein: MQSVIHKTGLALAMLLSSFLLFAAELTAIPPLTAPVMDSAQMMSAEARVELNTHLTQYSKEKGSQIVVLTVPAISPESPFDYALRVMETWQPGRKDINDGVLLLLVRDERKTHLAVGRGLEGAIPDVYAKRILDDVMRPYLQQGQTDAAIYQAVGQIERLIAGEGLPEAATSEYSGPAGEDAWMMLLFVPLVAGSFLKSMFGRILGSLITGGVMFGLTAMFGWALWIGIIAAIGGALFTFLLGSSAFISGGGGGFGGSSPRGGWRNGGGGFGGGGFGGGGFGGGGGNFGGGGASGSW, translated from the coding sequence ATGCAGTCCGTGATTCATAAAACAGGTCTCGCGCTGGCCATGCTGCTGAGCAGTTTTTTGCTGTTTGCTGCCGAATTAACCGCCATTCCGCCGCTCACAGCGCCGGTGATGGACAGTGCGCAGATGATGAGCGCCGAAGCGCGTGTCGAATTGAATACGCATTTGACGCAATACAGCAAAGAAAAAGGCAGCCAGATTGTGGTGTTGACCGTGCCGGCGATTTCTCCGGAAAGCCCGTTCGATTATGCCTTGCGTGTGATGGAAACATGGCAGCCGGGCCGCAAAGATATCAACGACGGCGTCTTGTTGCTGCTGGTGCGTGATGAACGCAAAACACATTTGGCTGTGGGCCGCGGCTTAGAAGGCGCAATTCCTGATGTGTACGCCAAACGCATTTTAGATGATGTAATGCGACCTTATCTGCAGCAAGGTCAAACTGACGCTGCGATTTATCAGGCTGTCGGCCAAATCGAACGGCTGATTGCCGGAGAAGGTTTGCCGGAAGCGGCGACCAGTGAATATTCCGGCCCGGCCGGTGAAGATGCATGGATGATGCTACTGTTTGTGCCGCTCGTGGCCGGCAGTTTCTTGAAATCCATGTTTGGCCGTATTTTAGGCAGTCTGATTACCGGCGGTGTGATGTTCGGCTTAACGGCAATGTTCGGCTGGGCATTATGGATTGGCATCATTGCAGCCATCGGCGGAGCCTTATTCACTTTCTTATTAGGTTCGAGTGCCTTTATTTCCGGCGGCGGCGGTGGTTTTGGCGGCAGTAGCCCGCGTGGCGGCTGGAGAAACGGCGGAGGTGGCTTCGGAGGAGGCGGTTTCGGCGGTGGCGGTTTCGGCGGTGGCGGCGGTAATTTTGGCGGCGGCGGTGCTTCAGGGAGCTGGTAA
- a CDS encoding LemA family protein — MFKKWLAVLAVMTSMFGLSGCGYNTMQTQDEAANAAWSEVLNQYQRRSDLIPNLVNTVKGYATHEEEVLTKVTEARSKVGSMQLSAEDAGNPEKLKQFQQAQGELSGALSRLLVVSENYPQLKADQNFRDLQAQLEGTENRISIARNSYIKAVQTYNTTLRQFPQNITAKIFGMQPRANFSVENEGAISNAPAVQF; from the coding sequence ATGTTTAAAAAATGGTTGGCCGTTTTGGCCGTGATGACATCGATGTTCGGCTTGAGCGGTTGCGGTTACAACACCATGCAAACGCAAGACGAAGCGGCTAATGCGGCTTGGTCGGAAGTGTTGAACCAATATCAACGCCGCTCGGATTTGATTCCGAATCTGGTGAATACGGTGAAGGGTTATGCGACTCATGAAGAAGAAGTGCTTACCAAAGTTACCGAAGCGCGCAGCAAAGTAGGCAGCATGCAGTTGAGCGCGGAAGATGCCGGCAATCCTGAAAAATTGAAGCAATTCCAACAAGCGCAGGGTGAGTTGAGTGGTGCGTTGTCGCGTTTATTGGTGGTGTCGGAAAACTATCCGCAATTGAAAGCCGATCAAAATTTCCGCGATTTGCAGGCGCAACTGGAAGGCACGGAAAACCGTATTTCCATCGCGCGCAACAGCTACATCAAAGCGGTGCAAACTTATAACACCACTTTGCGCCAGTTTCCGCAAAACATTACTGCAAAAATTTTCGGTATGCAGCCGCGCGCGAATTTCAGCGTAGAGAATGAAGGTGCGATTTCAAATGCGCCTGCCGTGCAGTTTTAA
- a CDS encoding peroxiredoxin: MPTYEFTLPSSSGEDFHSAEHLPLIVYFYPKDSTPGCTTEGLDFNARLDQFKALGYTVAGISRDGVKAHQNFCAKQGFQFELLSDKDETVCKMFDVIKLKKLYGKESLGIERSTFVLNEAGEIVHEWRKVKVAGHAQEVLETVSGK; this comes from the coding sequence ATGCCAACATACGAATTTACCCTTCCATCCAGCAGCGGAGAAGATTTTCACTCTGCTGAGCACCTGCCTTTGATTGTGTATTTCTACCCGAAAGACAGCACCCCCGGTTGCACCACCGAAGGCTTGGATTTCAATGCCCGCTTGGATCAATTCAAAGCATTGGGCTACACCGTGGCCGGCATTTCGCGTGACGGAGTGAAAGCACACCAAAATTTCTGCGCCAAGCAAGGCTTTCAATTCGAACTCTTGAGCGACAAAGACGAAACCGTGTGCAAAATGTTTGATGTCATCAAGCTGAAAAAACTGTACGGCAAAGAATCTTTAGGCATCGAGCGCAGCACTTTTGTGTTGAACGAGGCCGGAGAAATCGTGCACGAATGGCGCAAGGTTAAAGTGGCCGGACATGCGCAAGAAGTGTTGGAAACGGTCAGCGGGAAATAG
- the brnQ gene encoding branched-chain amino acid transport system II carrier protein — protein sequence MNSSGNQKASLWAVGLMLFALFFGAGNLIFPAFLGQQAGENWFSAMLGFLLTGAGLPLLGVIAIGYSNSRDVQVLASRVTPLYGILFASVLYLAIGPLFATPRTATVSFEIGVVPYISEENKTLGLALFSLFFFGVAYWLSLSPGKLVGRIGKILTPVLLVTIAILMGYAAMNPMGALAAPQGDFAVRPFTKGILEGYGTMDALASLVFAIIVIDAVRAMGVDNRAGLLRTTTIAGVVAAACLAVVYLMIGYMGATSVAGLGMQENGAAVLSKTAQYYFGNGGNILLSVIVFLACLSTAIGLIVANAEFFNRLCPGISYKTFVTIFTLVSMGFANKGLAGIISFSIPVLMLLYPLTVVIILLAFLHNLFGGGRIVYICTIFFTLIVGVLDAYKAAFGFSDETAAAINNTLPLYDIGLGWVVPAVVGFILGCILNAVFKKKA from the coding sequence ATGAATTCTTCAGGAAATCAAAAGGCATCGCTGTGGGCTGTCGGCCTGATGCTGTTTGCTTTGTTTTTTGGTGCCGGTAATTTGATTTTCCCTGCTTTTTTGGGACAGCAGGCCGGTGAAAATTGGTTTTCGGCCATGCTCGGTTTCTTACTGACCGGTGCCGGTTTGCCGTTATTGGGCGTGATTGCGATTGGTTATTCCAATTCGCGCGATGTGCAGGTATTGGCCTCACGCGTAACTCCTTTATACGGCATTTTATTTGCTTCGGTGCTCTATTTGGCGATTGGCCCTTTGTTTGCTACGCCGCGCACGGCAACAGTATCGTTTGAAATCGGTGTAGTGCCTTATATCAGCGAAGAAAACAAAACGCTGGGCTTGGCATTATTCAGTTTGTTCTTTTTCGGTGTGGCTTACTGGCTGTCGCTGTCACCGGGTAAACTGGTGGGCCGTATCGGTAAAATTTTGACGCCTGTGTTATTGGTGACGATTGCCATTTTGATGGGCTATGCCGCAATGAATCCGATGGGGGCATTGGCTGCACCGCAAGGTGATTTTGCCGTTCGTCCGTTTACCAAAGGTATTTTGGAAGGCTACGGCACCATGGATGCGCTGGCCTCATTGGTATTCGCCATCATCGTAATTGATGCCGTGCGCGCCATGGGCGTGGACAACCGCGCGGGACTGTTGCGTACTACTACCATTGCCGGTGTGGTAGCCGCTGCTTGCTTGGCGGTGGTTTACTTGATGATCGGCTACATGGGCGCGACCAGTGTGGCCGGTTTGGGCATGCAGGAAAATGGCGCGGCAGTATTGTCGAAAACCGCGCAATACTACTTTGGCAACGGTGGCAATATTTTGCTGAGCGTGATTGTATTTTTGGCGTGTTTGAGTACCGCAATCGGTTTGATTGTAGCCAATGCCGAATTCTTCAACCGCTTGTGCCCGGGCATTTCTTACAAAACGTTTGTGACCATTTTTACTTTGGTGTCGATGGGTTTTGCCAACAAAGGTTTGGCCGGTATCATCAGCTTCTCGATTCCGGTGTTGATGCTGCTGTATCCGCTGACCGTGGTGATTATTTTGCTGGCGTTCTTGCATAACCTGTTTGGCGGTGGCCGCATTGTGTATATCTGTACCATTTTCTTCACCTTGATTGTCGGTGTGCTGGATGCGTACAAAGCTGCATTCGGTTTCAGCGATGAAACAGCTGCTGCGATTAACAACACTTTGCCGCTGTACGATATCGGCTTGGGCTGGGTAGTGCCTGCGGTGGTCGGTTTTATTTTAGGCTGTATCTTGAACGCAGTATTTAAAAAGAAAGCTTAA
- a CDS encoding TOBE domain-containing protein: MKTSARNQFAGIVKSIQTSGIHSQVVLTLPGNHELAATITSESCAELGLKEGGTAIALIKSTNIIIATDLNHIKLSARNQLKGVIAHVERGAVNSIITLDLGSNIHIHAGVTVQSTEQLDLHPGQYATAVFKAGSVILGVLA, translated from the coding sequence ATGAAAACCAGTGCACGCAATCAATTCGCAGGCATCGTCAAAAGCATTCAAACCAGCGGTATTCACAGCCAAGTGGTGCTGACTTTGCCGGGTAATCATGAATTGGCCGCCACCATCACCAGCGAGAGCTGCGCCGAATTGGGTTTGAAAGAAGGTGGCACAGCGATTGCTTTGATTAAATCCACCAACATCATCATCGCCACCGATTTAAACCACATCAAACTTTCCGCCCGCAATCAGTTGAAGGGTGTGATTGCGCATGTCGAACGTGGTGCGGTCAATTCGATTATAACCTTGGATTTGGGCAGCAATATCCATATTCATGCAGGTGTCACTGTGCAGAGCACCGAACAACTTGACTTACACCCGGGGCAGTATGCCACGGCGGTGTTTAAAGCGGGTAGTGTGATTTTGGGTGTACTGGCTTAA
- a CDS encoding TPM domain-containing protein, which produces MEQNRFKRLWQHWKYPRWRVEKFFPTADLERISREIGFSEQKHAGQIRFVVESRYANSEILAGVDPHTRALQWFGQLGVWDTEHNSGVLVYVSFADHVVEIAADRGVNRKVPQEKWQEICNLIRESFRKEEYIKGLENGLQAVSDVLVEFYPRELNTIYRDDLDNDIMMV; this is translated from the coding sequence ATGGAACAAAATAGATTTAAACGTTTATGGCAACACTGGAAATATCCGCGCTGGCGTGTAGAGAAATTTTTTCCTACTGCGGATTTAGAACGTATCAGCCGCGAAATCGGTTTTTCAGAACAAAAACACGCCGGTCAAATCCGCTTTGTAGTCGAATCGCGCTATGCCAACAGTGAAATATTGGCTGGTGTCGATCCGCATACCCGTGCGTTGCAATGGTTCGGGCAATTGGGCGTATGGGACACCGAACACAACAGCGGCGTGCTGGTGTATGTTTCTTTTGCTGATCATGTGGTAGAAATTGCAGCCGACCGCGGTGTCAATCGTAAGGTGCCGCAGGAAAAATGGCAGGAAATTTGTAATTTGATTCGTGAATCTTTCCGCAAGGAAGAATACATCAAAGGCTTGGAAAATGGTTTACAAGCCGTTAGCGATGTCTTGGTTGAATTTTATCCACGTGAACTCAATACGATTTATCGTGATGACTTGGATAATGATATCATGATGGTGTAA
- the rfbD gene encoding dTDP-4-dehydrorhamnose reductase: protein MFRQQGEAHMRILLTGSKGQLARCLRDRLPENWELIATDSSSLNITDAEAVNNMVQNFQPDVVVNAAAYTAVDKAETDVSNAFAVNAQAVHHLAAAAQKIHARFIHVSTDYVFDGNAKSPYRTTDSTNPQSVYGKSKLAGELLTLAAHPEAVIIRTSWLFSEYGNNFVKTMLRLAGERDSLSVVNDQTGNPTYAGDLAAAIVSIIGEPEMRRGIYHYCGDKSVSWCEFADAVFQAAAKHIEGFKIPELKGIPSSEYPVPAPRPTYSVMDNHKIERDFKVKASDWQKALNDIMSKLN from the coding sequence TTGTTCCGACAGCAAGGAGAAGCCCATATGCGAATTTTACTGACCGGCTCGAAAGGCCAATTAGCCCGTTGTCTGCGCGACCGCCTGCCTGAAAATTGGGAATTGATTGCCACGGATTCAAGCTCTTTAAACATTACCGATGCCGAAGCCGTAAACAACATGGTGCAAAATTTCCAGCCCGATGTCGTGGTGAATGCCGCTGCCTATACTGCTGTCGATAAAGCCGAAACCGACGTGAGTAATGCCTTTGCCGTAAATGCCCAAGCCGTGCATCATTTGGCTGCCGCCGCACAAAAAATTCATGCGCGCTTTATTCATGTTTCCACTGATTACGTGTTTGACGGCAACGCCAAAAGCCCTTACCGCACAACAGATTCGACCAATCCGCAAAGCGTTTACGGCAAAAGCAAACTGGCAGGCGAACTGTTGACCTTGGCCGCACACCCCGAAGCCGTGATTATCCGTACATCCTGGCTATTCAGCGAATACGGCAACAACTTTGTCAAAACCATGCTGCGCTTGGCCGGCGAACGTGACAGTTTGTCCGTCGTTAACGACCAAACCGGCAACCCGACCTATGCGGGTGATTTGGCCGCAGCCATTGTCAGCATTATTGGCGAACCGGAAATGCGTCGCGGCATTTACCACTATTGCGGCGACAAATCCGTAAGTTGGTGCGAATTTGCCGATGCGGTATTCCAAGCCGCAGCCAAGCATATCGAAGGCTTCAAAATACCTGAACTCAAAGGCATTCCAAGCAGTGAATACCCCGTTCCCGCTCCGCGCCCGACATACAGCGTGATGGATAATCATAAAATCGAACGTGATTTCAAAGTAAAAGCCTCCGACTGGCAAAAAGCCTTGAACGACATCATGAGCAAATTAAACTAA